The following proteins come from a genomic window of Bacteroidota bacterium:
- a CDS encoding alpha/beta hydrolase: LPPLLINSGVDDELYEDGEKFARKAQAAGVEVIFRAGEGMVHCYPLLSPMFKEAKAAMEEIVEFVRKYLP, encoded by the coding sequence ATTACCTCCTCTGTTGATCAATTCGGGCGTGGATGACGAATTGTATGAAGACGGAGAAAAGTTTGCCCGGAAAGCACAAGCTGCCGGAGTTGAGGTAATTTTCAGGGCAGGGGAGGGCATGGTCCATTGTTATCCCTTGTTATCGCCCATGTTTAAAGAGGCAAAAGCAGCAATGGAGGAGATTGTGGAATTTGTCAGGAAATACCTGCCATAA
- a CDS encoding CAP domain-containing protein — protein sequence MKYCLIFILFLRMTAAVFSQTGSPYTAEEYERANTAAHVAYLSRDEKEVIRQLNLARMDARRYCDYYVEQFIKYQNTIYSPKILPSNRYLKSLKADAIKIKNLPLLYPDERLARSSAFHARDMGITGRTGHDSSNGTSFEKRLLKYLGTDTLAYGENCSYGFEEASYIVSDLLIDNGITSLGHRHNILSPEFHSVGVGIFTHTVYRYNCVMDFSSGMHPRK from the coding sequence ATGAAATACTGCCTTATTTTTATTTTATTTCTCCGGATGACCGCAGCAGTCTTTTCTCAGACCGGAAGTCCTTATACTGCCGAAGAATACGAAAGGGCCAACACGGCTGCCCATGTTGCTTATTTGTCCCGGGACGAAAAAGAAGTGATCCGGCAACTTAACCTGGCCCGTATGGATGCCCGGCGTTATTGTGATTATTATGTTGAACAATTTATCAAATATCAGAATACAATATATTCTCCTAAGATATTGCCGTCCAACCGCTACCTGAAATCATTGAAAGCTGATGCAATCAAAATAAAAAACCTGCCATTGCTTTATCCCGACGAAAGGCTGGCCAGGTCATCAGCTTTCCATGCCCGGGATATGGGGATCACCGGACGTACCGGCCATGATTCGTCCAACGGAACTTCCTTTGAGAAAAGGCTGTTGAAGTACCTGGGTACCGATACCCTGGCTTATGGCGAAAATTGTTCGTATGGTTTTGAAGAGGCCAGTTATATTGTTTCAGACCTGTTGATTGACAACGGAATCACTTCGCTTGGCCACAGGCATAATATCCTGAGCCCGGAATTTCATAGTGTGGGCGTTGGCATATTTACCCACACGGTTTATCGGTATAATTGCGTGATGGATTTCAGTTCTGGTATGCACCCGCGTAAATAA